One window of Populus nigra chromosome 5, ddPopNigr1.1, whole genome shotgun sequence genomic DNA carries:
- the LOC133694607 gene encoding cuscuta receptor 1-like isoform X2 gives MMMKKMGAWMLLALLTLVGDWCGRCYGCLEEERIGLLEIKALIDPNSIYMGDWVEYSSNCCEWSRIECDNTTRRVIQLSLRYARDQSLGDWVLNASLFLPFKELQSLYLSGNGLVGCSKNQGFEVLSSKLRKLEVLYLSENRFNDDISILSCFNGLSALKSLDLSGNEMTGSGLKVLSSRLKKLENLDLRGNQCNDSIFSSLTGFSSLKYLNLSRNQLTGSSTGINSFQMLVSGLRKLEELDLSDNKLNDSILSSLSEFSSLKYLDLSSNRFTGSTGLNGLRNLETLNLEMIDFKESILIESLGALPSLKTLHASLSKFTHFGKGLCNSSSLEEVWLDGSSLPASFLRNIGHLSTLKALSLTRVDFNSTLPAEGWCELKNLEHLSLSRNNLKGVLPPCFGNLSSLQSLDLSDNQLEGNIASSHLSHLPQLEYLSVSNNYFQVPISFGSFMNLSNLKIFVCDNNELIAAPSFQPLVPKFQLRAFSASNCTPKPLKAGFPNFLQSQHDLEFVDLSHNKFVGEPFPSWLFENNRLLSRLFLRDTSFIGGPLQLPQHPTPTLKTVDMSGNSIHGPVARNICSIFPRLKNFMMANNSLTGCIPPCFRNMSSLAYLDLSNNHMSCELLEHNLPTSLWFLKLSNNNFKGRLPLSVLNMTDLRYLFLDGNKFRGQVPGMLPRGIGNSSKYQLEGIDLSRNRFEGTIPKEYFNSNWLKFLDLSENNLSGSLPLGFHASDLRYVHLYRNQLSGPLPYDFYNLSSLVTLDLGDNNLTGPIPNWIDSLSELSIFVLKSNQFNGKLPHQLCLLRKLSILDLSENNFSGLLPSCLRNLNFTASDEKTLDPPSTGIQDDGSWEEIFASIGGREFPLDDKIWWPEISVKISVELTAKKNFNTYEGDILRYISALDLSCNRFTGEIPTEWGNLSGIYSLNLSQNNLTGLIPSSFFNLKQIESLDLSHNNLNGRIPTQLVELTFLAVFNVSYNNLSGRTPEMKNQFGTFDESSYKGNPLLCGPPLQDSCDKTESPSARVPNDFNGDGGFIDMDTFYASFGACYITVVLTIAAVLCIIPHWRRRWFYFIEECIDTCYCFLAINSPKLSRFRR, from the exons atgatgatgaaaaaaatgggGGCTTGGATGTTGCTAGCATTATTGACTTTGGTTGGCGACTGGTGTGGTCGTTGTTATGGGTGTTTGGAGGAAGAGAGAATTGGTCTCTTAGAGATCAAAGCTTTGATCGACCCAAACAGCATTTACATGGGAGATTGGGTGGAGTACAGTAGTAATTGTTGTGAGTGGTCTCGGATCGAGTGTGATAACACTACAAGGCGAGTGATCCAACTCTCTCTTCGGTATGCAAGGGATCAGAGTTTGGGGGATTGGGTTCTCAACGCATCTTTGTTTCTGCCTTTTAAAGAACTGCAAAGTCTTTATTTGTCCGGTAATGGACTGGTTGGTTGCTCTAAGAATCAAG GCTTCGAAGTCCTATCATCAAAACTGAGGAAACTGGAGGTACTTTACCTAAGTGAGAACCGATTTAATGATGATATAAGCATTTTATCATGCTTCAATGGGCTTTCCGCTCTCAAGTCTTTGGATCTGTCAGGCAATGAGATGACAGGATCAG GTCTCAAAGTCTTGTCATCAAGGTTGAAAAAGCTGGAGAACCTTGACCTAAGAGGGAATCAGTGCAACGATAGCATTTTTTCATCTCTAACTGGGTTTTCATCCCTCAAGTATTTAAATCTATCAAGGAATCAGCTGACAGGATCATCTACTGGTATCAATA GTTTTCAAATGCTAGTCTCAGGGTTGAGGAAATTGGAGGAACTGGATCTAAGTGACAATAAATTGAACGACAGCATTTTATCATCTCTCAGTGAATTTTCATCTCTCAAATATCTAGATCTATCAAGCAATAGGTTCACAGGATCAACTGGTCTCAATG GTTTAAGGAATTTAGAAACCTTGAATCTGGAAATGATTGACTTCAAGGAAAGCATTTTGATAGAGTCATTGGGAGCGTTGCCATCCCTCAAGACCTTACATGCAAGTTTGAGTAAATTTACACACTTTGGGAAAG GGTTGTGTAATTCGTCTAGCCTTGAAGAAGTGTGGCTCGATGGTTCTTCTCTCCCAGCAAGCTTTCTTAGGAACATTGGACACTTGTCTACTCTTAAAGCCCTATCATTGACCAGAGTTGACTTCAATAGCACCCTACCTGCTGAAG GCTGGTGTGAACTGAAGAATCTTGAACACCTATCTCTCTCAAGAAACAATCTAAAGGGCGTACTCCCTCCTTGTTTTGGAAATCTATCATCTCTACAATCCTTGGATTTATCCGACAACCAATTGGAGGGGAATATTGCCTCTAGTCACCTTTCCCATCTTCCGCAGCTTGAATACCTCTCAGTTTCAAATAACTACTTTCAAGTTCCAATATCATTTGGTTCATTTATGAACCTCTCCAACCTCAAGATCTTTGTATGCGATAACAATGAGCTAATAGCTGCACCCAGTTTTCAGCCTTTAGTTCCAAAGTTCCAGCTTCGTGCTTTTAGTGCTTCAAACTGTACTCCAAAACCACTCAAAGCTGGATTTCCAAACTTCCTCCAGAGCCAACATGATTTGGAGTTTGTTGATCTATCCCACAACAAATTCGTTGGAGAACCTTTCCCATCTTGGCTGTTTGAGAATAATAGATTGTTAAGTCGACTATTTTTGAGAGACACCTCATTTATAGGTGGTCCTTTGCAGCTGCCACAACATCCAACACCCACCCTTAAGACAGTAGATATGTCTGGCAACAGCATACATGGTCCAGTTGCAAGGAACATATGTTCGATTTTTCCACGTTTGAAGAACTTCATGATGGCTAACAACAGCCTCACAGGTTGTATTCCTCCTTGTTTTAGGAATATGAGCTCTCTCGCATACTTGGATCTTTCCAACAATCACATGTCTTGTGAACTGCTTGAGCATAATTTGCCAACCTCGTTGTGGTTTTTAAAGCTGTCCAATAACAATTTCAAAGGGCGATTACCACTCTCTGTGCTCAACATGACTGACCTACGTTACCTCTTTCTCGATGGAAACAAATTTAGAGGACAAGTACCAG GCATGCTTCCAAGGGGAATTGGGAACTCTTCAAAATACCAACTCGAGGGAATTGATTTGTCCAGAAATCGTTTTGAAGGTACCATTCCAAAGGAATATTTCAATTCTAATTGGCTTAAATTTTTAGATCTTTCTGAAAACAATCTGTCTGGGTCATTGCCGTTGGGCTTCCATGCATCAGATTTACGCTATGTCCACCTTTACAGGAATCAATTGAGCGGTCCACTGccatatgatttttataatctCTCTTCGTTGGTGACATTAGATCTCGGCGATAACAACTTAACTGGGCCCATTCCAAATTGGATTGATAGCCTTTCGGAATTGAGCATTTTTGTTCTCAAATCTAATCAATTCAATGGGAAACTTCCTCATCAGTTATGCTTGTTAAGGAAATTAAGCATATTGGATCtttcagaaaataatttttctggTCTGTTACCCTCATGtttgagaaatttaaattttacggCATCGGATGAAAAAACTTTGGATCCCCCTAGTACGGGGATACAAGATGATGGAAGCTGGGAAGAAATATTTGCATCCATAGGGGGAAGAGAATTTCCTCTTGATGACAAAATTTGGTGGCCAGAGATCAGTGTAAAAATATCTGTGGAGCTTACAGCAAAGAAAAATTTCAACACTTACGAAGGCGATATCCTTCGTTACATATCTGCTTTGGATCTTTCTTGTAACAGATTCACTGGAGAAATCCCGACAGAATGGGGAAACTTAAGTGGGATATATTCTCTAAATCTGTCACAAAATAATCTCACTGGATTGATCCCTTCATCCTTCTTCAATCTGAAGCAGATAGAGAGCTTGGATCTTTCACACAACAACTTGAATGGGAGAATTCCTACACAACTCGTTGAACTGACCTTTCTAGCAGTTTTCAACGTGTCGTACAATAATTTGTCAGGAAGAACACCGGagatgaaaaatcaatttggtACCTTTGATGAGAGCAGTTATAAAGGGAATCCTCTTCTTTGTGGACCTCCATTACAAGACAGTTGCGACAAAACAGAATCACCATCAGCGAGAGTGCCTAACGATTTCAACGGAGATGGTGGCTTCATAGACATGGACACTTTCTATGCCAGCTTTGGTGCGTGTTACATAACTGTGGTGTTGACAATTGCAGCAGTACTGTGCATAATTCCGCATTGGCGACGCAGGTGGTTTTACTTCATTGAAGAATGCATTGACACTTGCTACTGCTTTTTGGCTATAAACTCTCCCAAGTTGTCCAGATTCAGAAGGTGA